The Pseudoxanthomonas suwonensis sequence TGCCGTAGCCCCTTAGTAAGGGGCGGTCCGCGCCACAGGCGCGGAACGGCGGGTGTGGCAGCACTCAATGCAGGATTCTGCTGCGCAGAATCCTGCATCCACAAAGCCAACTTTCAGTTGGCTTTGTGGATGGCGCGCTTGTCCACCGCCATGGCCGCGTCGTGGATCGCTTCCGACAGGGTCGGGTGGGCGTGGCAGATCCGCGCCAGGTCGTCGGCCGAGCCGCTGAACTCCATGGTCAGCACGCCCTCGTGGACCAGCTCGGACACGCCCACGCCGACCAGGTGCAGGCCGAGCACGCGGTCGGTCTCGGCGTGCGCGATCACCTTGACGAAGCCGGCCGGCTCGCCCATGGCCACGGCGCGGCCGACGGCGGCGAACGGGAAGCTGCCGGCCTTGTACGGGATGCCTTCGGCCTTGAGCTGCTGCTCGGTCTTGCCGACCCAGGCGATCTCCGGCTCGGTGTAGATGACCCAGGGGATGGTGTCGAAGTTGACGTGGCCGGGCAGGCCGGCGATCAGCTCGGCCACGGCGATGCCTTCCTCGAAGCCCTTGTGCGCCAGCATCGGCCCGCGCACGCAGTCGCCCACCGCCCAGACGCCGTCCACGCCGGTGTGGCAGTGCTCGTCGACCACGATCTGGCCGCGCTCGTTGACCTGCACGCCGGTGCCCTCGGCCAGCAGGCCCCGGGTCGCGGCCTTGCGGCCGACGGCGACCAGCAACTTGTCGACGGCCAGGGTCTGCTCGCCGTCCTTGTCGGTGTAGGAGACGATGACTTCCTTCTTCTTGCCCTTGGCCTTGACTTCGGTCGCGCTGACCTTGGCGCCGAGCTTGATGTCCAGGCCTTGCTTCTTGAATTCCTTGAGCGCGACCTTGGCCACCTCCGCGTCGGCGGCGGCCAGGAAGTCCGGCAACGCCTCCAGGATGGTGACCTCGGCGCCCAGGCGCTTCCACACGCTGCCCAGCTCCAGGCCGATCACGCCGGCGCCGATCACCGCCAGGCGCTGCGGCACCTCGGTGAAGTCCAGCGCGCCGACGTTGTCGACGATGGCCTCGCCGTCGAACTTGGCGAACGGCAGCTCGATCGAATCGGAGCCGGCGGCGAGGATCACGTTGGTGCCCTTGAGCTCGACCTCCGAGCCGTCGTGCTGCTTCACCTTGACCACGTTGCCCGGCTGCAGCGTGGCGAAGCCGTAATACGGCGCGACCTTGTTGGCCTTGAACAGCGCCGCGATGCCGCCGGTGAACTGCTTCACGATCTTGTCCTTGCGCCCTACCATCGCGCCGACGTCGATCTTCGCGTCCTTGAAGGTGATGCCGTGGTCGCCGAACAGGTGGCCCATGTTCCAGTACTGGCGCGAGGAGTCCAGCAGCGCCTTGGACGGGATGCAGCCCACGCGCAGGCAGGTGCCGCCCAGGGCGGGCTTGCCGTCCTTGCCCAGCGCCGCGTCGATGCACGCGGTCTTCAGGCCCAGCTGCGCGGCGCGGATCGCGGCGTGGTAGCCGGCCGGGCCGGCACCGATGACGACGACGTCGAAGTTTTCAGCCATTTCGGGATTCCTTACGCTTTTCCTTCTCCCTTTGGGAGAAGGCGCCCGTAGGGCGGATGAGGGTACGGGTGCCGGGTGCGGCGCAGGTAGCCGACCCTCTCCCCAACCCCTCTACCCCGAGGGCACGTAGTCCCGGAGGGAGAGGGGCTTCAAGAATCACAGCCCGAACAGGATCCGGTTCGGGTTCTCGAGCTGGTTCTTGATGTCGACCAGGAACTGCACCGCGTCCTTGCCGTCGATGATGCGGTGGTCGTAGGACAGCGCGATGTACATCATCGGCGCGATCACGACCTGGCCGTTCTCGGCGATCGGGCGCTCCTTGATGGTGTGCATGCCCAGGATCGCGCTCTGCGGCGGGTTCACGATCGGGGTCGACATCAGCGAGCCAAAGGTGCCGCCGTTGGTGATGGTGAAGGTGCCGCCCTGCAGGTCGTCCAGGCCGAGCTTGCCGTCGCGCGCCTTCTTGGCGTAATCGGCGATGCCCTGCTCGATCTCGGCGAAGCCCAGGCGTTCTACATTACGCAGCACCGGCGTGACCAGGCCCTTGTCGGTGGACACGGCGATCGAGATGTCGGCGTACCCGTGGTAGATGATGTCGTTGCCGTCGACCGAGGCGTTGACGATCGGGAAGCGCTGCAGCGCGTTGGCCGCGGCCTTCACGAAGAAGCTCATGAAGCCCAGCTTGATGCCGTGGGCCTTCTGGAAGTCCTCGCCCAGCTCCTTGCGCGCGGCGGCGACCTTGGCCAGGTTGACCTCGTTGAACGAGGTCAGCATCGCGATCGAATTCTTCGACTGCATCAGGCGCTCGGCGATGCGCGTGCGGATGCGGGTCATCGGCACGCGCTCTTCCGGGCGCGCGCCGGCGGCCTTGCCCACGCCGCCGCTCCTGGCGTAGTTGACCAGGTCTTCCTTGGTGACCGCGCCGCGGCGGCCGGTGCCCTCGACCTGCGACGGGTCGATGCCTTCCTTGGCCGCGGTGAAGCGGGCGCCCGGCGGCAGTTCGCCGCCGGCGGCGACCGGGGCCGGCTTGGTCGAGGCGGGAGCGGCGGCCTCGGCCTTGGCGGCGGCGGCCTTGGGCTGCACTTCCTCGGCGCCGGCGGCGGGCTTGTCGTCCTTGGCCGGGGCCGCGACCGCGCCCTCCTCGATGATCGCCAGCAGCTGCTGGCTGGTCACCGTGTCGCCTTCCTTGAACTTGATTTCCTTGAGCACGCCGTCGACCGGCGAGGGCACCTCGAGCACGACCTTGTCGGTCTCCAGGTCCACCAGGTTCTCGTCGCGCTTGACCGCGTCGCCGGCCTTCTTGTGCCAGCTGGCGATGGTGGCGTCGGAGACGGATTCGGGAAGGACCGGAACTTTGACTTCGGTGGCCATGGGGCGTCCTTGGGGCGTATGTCGTGGGGCGAAGAGGCGGTGTGGTTCGTTACTCGGCGACGAACTGGTTGCCGGGCGTATTGACCAGCGCGTCGGCAACCAGCTTCAGCTGTTCCTCGACGTGGTCGGCGAAATGGCCCACGGCCGGCGAGGGCGAGCGGGTGCGGCCGGCATAGCTCAGGGCCTGGCCCTTGGCCAGGCAGGCCTGCAGGTGGTGCTTGATCTGGTACCACGCGCCCTGGTTCTGCGGCTCTTCCTGGCACCAGACCACGTCGGTGGCCTTGGCGTAGGTCTGCAGCACCGTGGCCAGCGCCTCGCGCGGGAACGGGTACAGCTGCTCGACGCGGACGATGGCGACATCGTCCAGGCCGCGCTTCTGCGCGTCCTCCAGCAGGTCGTAGTAGACCTTGCCCGAGCACAGCACCACGCGCTTGACCTTCTTCGGGTCGGCGGCGGTGTCCGGGATCAGGTGCTGGAACTCGCCGTTGGCCAGTTCGTCCAGGGTCGACACGGCCAGCTTGTGGCGCAGCAGCGACTTGGGCGACATGACGATCAGCGGCTTGCGCGTGCTCATCTTCATCTGCCGGCGCAGCATGTGGAAGCACTGGGCCGGGGTGGTCGGCACGCAGACCAGCATGTTCTCCAGCGCGCACAGCTGCAGGAAGCGCTCCAGGCGCGCGGAACTGTGCTCCGGGCCCTGGCCTTCGTAGCCGTGCGGCAGCAGCAGGGTCAGGCCGGAGATGCGGCCCCACTTCGCCTCGCCCGAGGCGATGAACTGGTCGATCACCACCTGCGCGCCGTTGGCGAAGTCGCCGAACTGGCCTTCCCAGATGTCCAGGGTGTTCGGATCGGTGGTGGAGAAACCGTACTCGAACGCCATCACCGCCTCCTCGCTGAGCAGCGAGTCGATGATGGTGGCCTGCTCTGGGCTCTCGACCAGCTGGCGCAGCGGCAGGTAGTAGCTGTCGGTCTTCTGGTCGTGCAGCACCGCGTGGCGGTGGAAGAACGTGCCGCGGCCGGCGTCCTGGCCGACCAGGCGCAGGCCGTAGCCTTCGGACAGCAGGGTGGCGTAGGCCAGGTTCTCGGCGAAGCCCCAGTCGCCGCCGATCTCGCCGGCGGTCATCTTCAGCCGGTCGTCGTAGATCTTGGCCACGCGCGGGTGCAGCGACACGCCCTGCGGGATCGTGTTGATGATCTTCGCCAGCTGGGTCAGCGTGCCCTTCTTGACCCGGGTGTCGACCGCGTCGGACAGCGAGCCGGACAGGTACTTGGACCAGTCGATGGTCAGCTCGTAGTCCTCCGGCTTGGAGGACGCCAGCTCGGTGGTGACCTCGCCGGCGTCGAGCTTGTCGCGGTAGTCGTCGACCAGCGCCTTGCCGGCGCCGGCTTCGATCACGCCCGCCTTCTCCAGCTGCGCGGCGTACAGCTCGCGCGTGGTCGGGTGCTTGCGGATGGTCTGG is a genomic window containing:
- the lpdA gene encoding dihydrolipoyl dehydrogenase, with the translated sequence MAENFDVVVIGAGPAGYHAAIRAAQLGLKTACIDAALGKDGKPALGGTCLRVGCIPSKALLDSSRQYWNMGHLFGDHGITFKDAKIDVGAMVGRKDKIVKQFTGGIAALFKANKVAPYYGFATLQPGNVVKVKQHDGSEVELKGTNVILAAGSDSIELPFAKFDGEAIVDNVGALDFTEVPQRLAVIGAGVIGLELGSVWKRLGAEVTILEALPDFLAAADAEVAKVALKEFKKQGLDIKLGAKVSATEVKAKGKKKEVIVSYTDKDGEQTLAVDKLLVAVGRKAATRGLLAEGTGVQVNERGQIVVDEHCHTGVDGVWAVGDCVRGPMLAHKGFEEGIAVAELIAGLPGHVNFDTIPWVIYTEPEIAWVGKTEQQLKAEGIPYKAGSFPFAAVGRAVAMGEPAGFVKVIAHAETDRVLGLHLVGVGVSELVHEGVLTMEFSGSADDLARICHAHPTLSEAIHDAAMAVDKRAIHKAN
- the sucB gene encoding dihydrolipoyllysine-residue succinyltransferase, with the protein product MATEVKVPVLPESVSDATIASWHKKAGDAVKRDENLVDLETDKVVLEVPSPVDGVLKEIKFKEGDTVTSQQLLAIIEEGAVAAPAKDDKPAAGAEEVQPKAAAAKAEAAAPASTKPAPVAAGGELPPGARFTAAKEGIDPSQVEGTGRRGAVTKEDLVNYARSGGVGKAAGARPEERVPMTRIRTRIAERLMQSKNSIAMLTSFNEVNLAKVAAARKELGEDFQKAHGIKLGFMSFFVKAAANALQRFPIVNASVDGNDIIYHGYADISIAVSTDKGLVTPVLRNVERLGFAEIEQGIADYAKKARDGKLGLDDLQGGTFTITNGGTFGSLMSTPIVNPPQSAILGMHTIKERPIAENGQVVIAPMMYIALSYDHRIIDGKDAVQFLVDIKNQLENPNRILFGL